The genomic segment ACCCTTCGGGCAGCGCCAGCGAGAAACCGCAGGGCACCAGGGCCCTTTGCCCGGGCGCCAGCGCCACGTCGTCATCGATGCCGAGCGCGGCGAGAAGATCCACTCCCGCCGCGCCCGCCGATTGTTGCCTGGGGACCGAAAGGCCCTTGCCGTGCTCGAGCCAGCAAAAGCCGACGCTGACCCTGTCCGTCATGGCCCTTCTCCCCCTGCTTACTTGCGCACCACGGCGTAGAGCTCTTCGGGGAGCTCGACCGTGCCGTTGATGATATCGAGGAACGGAATGACCGTCTCGGCCGACTGCTTGTCGGCGGCGAGGGTCATGTTGGTGTCCGTCACTTCGCCACCGCCGATCTTGAGCGTGAAGGCATGGCCCTCGAACATCTGCTGCATCATCGCCTTGGTCTGGGCGTCCATCTCTTCCTCCTGGCCGAGATCCTTGGTGATCTCGTTGGTGGGGAAGGCGACGCGAACCAGGCCCGGGCCGGCGGACGTGAAGGTCATGCCCTGTTCCTCGCCTTCCTCGTCGAAGACGAGATCGGCAAAGGCACCTTCCTTGGTGATCGTGCAGGTGGCCCCACCGTCGGCGTTCTCGGTGAGCGTGCCGTCCGAGCAGAAGTCGTCGGCCGCTGCGGCCTCGGCATCGTCCGAAGCCTTGCTCTCGGCCTGGCTGGCCTTGATCATCGGGTAGATCTCGGCGCTCATCGTCTGCGTGATGGTCGCCTTGGCGGTGGTGTCGCTGGTGACGTCGACCTCGATCTTGGCGTCGATGCAACCGGCCAGTGCCACGGTCAGGGCAAGCGCGCCAGCGAGCTTGCCGCAAAAACGTACAGTCATTGAATCCCTCTTGCGATTTTGTCGCCCTGCCGGACGGCAGTGGCGCGCCCCGTCGATCCCTCTAGCATGACTTGGCCGGGTCGCAAGCCGGATTCAGGCGATCATCCGCCAGATGGCGATGAGACAGGTCAGCACCAGCAGCCAGAATCCGAAGAGCAGCATGCCCCTGGAGAGCCACGGTTTTCTCTGGCTCTTCTCGGCCTGCCACTCGCTGAGTGCCGCTTCGGTCTGGCGGACGATTCCGGGCAGGCGCTGGACGGTATCGGTCAGTACGCCCAGTCCGTCGCGCAGGTCCTCGACGCGTCCGATCGGCCCCGCCTCGCGGCGGACCCAGTCGCCCACCACCGGCTCGGCAACCGTCCAGATGTCCAGCTCAGGATCGAGCGCGCGGGCCACGCCCTCCACGAGCACCATGTTCTTCTGAAGCAGGATCAGCTCGGGCCGGGTCTGCATCTCGAACAGTTCGGTGACCGTGAAGAGCTGGCCGAGCACGCGGGCCATCGAGATGTCATTGGCCTTGCGCCCGAACAGGGGTTCCCCGATCGAGCGCAACGCCAGGGTGAAGTCGTCCACCGACTGGGTGCGCGGCACATAGCCGATATCGAAGTGCCGTTGGGCGATGAGGCGGTAGTTGCGGGTGATGAACCCGTAGAGGATATCGGCAAGGAACCGGCGCTCTCGCTTGGAGATACGGCCCATGATGCCGAAATCGACCGCGATGACGTCCCCACTCGCCCGGTCGGCAAAGAGATTTCCCGGATGCATGTCGGCGTGGAAGAAGCCATCGCGAATGGCGTGCCGCAGGAAACCCTGGAGCAGCTTCTTGGCAAGTTCTTTGCGGTCGAGCCCGGCGGCGTCGAGCGCCTCGAGGTCGCGGATCGGCACGCCCTCCACCCAGCCGGTGGTCAAGACGTTCTGGGCCGTGAAATCCCAATAAACCTGCGGAACGATGAAGCCCTTGTCGTCCTTGATGTTCTCGGCGAATTCGGAGATCGCCGCCGCTTCCAGCCTGAGGTCCAGCTCGATCTGGGCGGAGTGGTCGAGCGTCTTGACCACCTCCACCGGCCGCAGCCGCTTGGTAGAGGCCACCCAGCGCTCGGCCAGCCGCGCGCCCGCGTAGTAGCTCTCGATGTCGGCGTTGAAGCGCTGCGCCACGCCCGGGCGCAGCACCTTGACCGCCACGACGCGCGCGATCCCGTCTTCGCCGACCAGCGTGGCCTTGTGCACCTGGGCGATCGATGCTGCGGCGACCGGTTCCGAAAGATCCTTGAGTTCGCGCGCCTTCTCGCCCAGTGCCGTGCCGAGGATGGCGGGCACCAGGGCAGGATTGAAGGGCTCCATCGAGTCCTGCAGACCCGAGAGTTCCTTGGCAATGTCCACGCCCACAATGTCAGGGCGTGTCGCCAGCGTCTGGCCGAACTTCACATAGGTCGGCCCCAGCAGGTTGAGCGCCCGCGTCAGCCGCTCGACGCTGCCGGTCTTCTTGACCGAGGGACGCTCGATGAGCCGCGCCAGTCCCACGCCCACTCGGAACGAGGGCGGCAGCGCCACCGGATCGATGATCGAGAACGCGCCTTCACGCGCCAGAACGAAGCCCGCCCGGGCGAGGCGAAAATAGGCTCCAAGCCCCATGGATAACCGCCTAGATCTTCCAGGCGCCGAACAGCGCCGCGATATTGCCGGAATAAGGAGTGTGCGTGACGCGCTTGAACCCGGCCGCCGCGATCATGGCCGTGAAGGCCGATGGGCTCGGGAACTTGCGGATCGATTCCACCAGGTACTGGTAAGGCTGGGCATCGCCCGTCACCACCCCGCCCATCGGCGGGATCACCCGGTCCGAAAACAGATCGTAGACGCGGTCGAGCCCCGGCACGTCCACCTGCGAAAATTCGAGCACGAGCAAGCGCCCGCCGCGCTTGAGCACCCGGTAGGCCTCAGCGAGGGCCTTGTCGATGCGCGGCACATTGCGGATGCCGAAGGCGATCGTATAGGCGTCAAAGCTCTCGCTTTCGAACGGCAGATCCTCGGCATTGGCTTCCACGAACGTCGCCTGGCTGCCGAAGCGCCAGTTCTTCGCCCGCTCGGCGCCTACCCTCAGCATGTCCGAGTTGATGTCGGAGACCGTGACCTGCGCGTAGCCCAGCGAAGCATTGATGATGCGCTCGGCGATGTCGCCGGTGCCGCCCGCCATGTCGAGGACGCGATAGGGCCGGGTACCCTTCTTGGGCGGCGCCAAGTTGGCGACCATCGCATCCTTCCAGACC from the Youhaiella tibetensis genome contains:
- the ubiB gene encoding 2-polyprenylphenol 6-hydroxylase, with the translated sequence MGLGAYFRLARAGFVLAREGAFSIIDPVALPPSFRVGVGLARLIERPSVKKTGSVERLTRALNLLGPTYVKFGQTLATRPDIVGVDIAKELSGLQDSMEPFNPALVPAILGTALGEKARELKDLSEPVAAASIAQVHKATLVGEDGIARVVAVKVLRPGVAQRFNADIESYYAGARLAERWVASTKRLRPVEVVKTLDHSAQIELDLRLEAAAISEFAENIKDDKGFIVPQVYWDFTAQNVLTTGWVEGVPIRDLEALDAAGLDRKELAKKLLQGFLRHAIRDGFFHADMHPGNLFADRASGDVIAVDFGIMGRISKRERRFLADILYGFITRNYRLIAQRHFDIGYVPRTQSVDDFTLALRSIGEPLFGRKANDISMARVLGQLFTVTELFEMQTRPELILLQKNMVLVEGVARALDPELDIWTVAEPVVGDWVRREAGPIGRVEDLRDGLGVLTDTVQRLPGIVRQTEAALSEWQAEKSQRKPWLSRGMLLFGFWLLVLTCLIAIWRMIA
- the ubiE gene encoding bifunctional demethylmenaquinone methyltransferase/2-methoxy-6-polyprenyl-1,4-benzoquinol methylase UbiE; this translates as MSEARETTHFGNRQVALEEKQGLVNAVFHGVADRYDLMNDLMSGGIHRVWKDAMVANLAPPKKGTRPYRVLDMAGGTGDIAERIINASLGYAQVTVSDINSDMLRVGAERAKNWRFGSQATFVEANAEDLPFESESFDAYTIAFGIRNVPRIDKALAEAYRVLKRGGRLLVLEFSQVDVPGLDRVYDLFSDRVIPPMGGVVTGDAQPYQYLVESIRKFPSPSAFTAMIAAAGFKRVTHTPYSGNIAALFGAWKI